From a single Paraburkholderia sp. FT54 genomic region:
- a CDS encoding DNA-3-methyladenine glycosylase — translation MRKQLLPILPLLRDDLPLDTVELARFMIGKYLVHDLPDGRMSGRIVETEAYPLGDSTSHAFIGRRPYNGSMFLAPGHAYVRLTYGLSYMLNMSAEAEEVGAGILLRAIEPLEGLPLMEARRPGVPLRDLARGPGRLTMALGIGQAFDGWDLCAGRGLWIGVIERGEVPVGVTTRIGLSREMHRPLRFFEPGSAFVSGPRKLLMPQPGAPKRA, via the coding sequence ATGCGGAAGCAGCTCCTTCCCATCCTGCCGTTGCTTCGTGACGATTTACCGCTCGATACCGTCGAACTCGCGCGCTTCATGATCGGCAAATATCTCGTGCACGATCTGCCCGATGGGCGCATGAGCGGACGAATCGTCGAAACCGAGGCGTATCCGCTCGGGGATTCGACCAGTCATGCGTTTATCGGCCGTCGTCCGTATAACGGTTCGATGTTTCTCGCGCCGGGTCATGCGTATGTGCGGTTGACCTATGGGCTGTCGTACATGCTCAACATGTCCGCCGAAGCGGAAGAGGTCGGCGCCGGCATCCTGTTGCGCGCGATCGAACCGCTCGAGGGCCTGCCGCTGATGGAAGCGCGCCGGCCCGGCGTGCCGCTGCGCGATCTCGCGCGGGGACCCGGCCGGCTCACCATGGCGCTCGGTATCGGCCAGGCGTTCGACGGCTGGGATCTGTGCGCGGGGCGCGGCTTGTGGATCGGCGTCATAGAGCGGGGCGAAGTGCCGGTGGGTGTGACGACGCGCATTGGCCTGTCGCGCGAAATGCATCGACCGCTCAGGTTTTTTGAACCCGGCAGCGCGTTTGTCAGCGGGCCGCGCAAGCTGCTGATGCCCCAGCCCGGTGCGCCGAAGAGGGCGTAA
- a CDS encoding BON domain-containing protein, with amino-acid sequence MKAFPAIKMIGGALIVLASLNAYAQSSDAAAPAAASASPTAKQTKAANRAMGRKVRTALSKTKGLSVANITVRARGGAVTLAGTVPEQQQIDLATQAAQGVAGVTSVKNALTIRPVGQ; translated from the coding sequence ATGAAAGCATTTCCGGCAATCAAGATGATCGGCGGCGCGTTGATCGTTCTCGCGTCCCTCAATGCGTATGCGCAAAGCAGCGATGCCGCAGCCCCGGCGGCGGCATCGGCGTCGCCGACGGCCAAGCAGACCAAGGCGGCCAACCGCGCCATGGGCCGCAAAGTCCGCACCGCGCTGTCGAAGACGAAGGGCCTGAGCGTGGCGAACATCACCGTGCGCGCGCGTGGCGGCGCAGTGACGCTGGCCGGCACCGTGCCCGAGCAGCAGCAGATCGATCTGGCAACCCAGGCGGCGCAAGGCGTGGCCGGCGTGACGTCGGTCAAGAACGCCCTGACGATCCGTCCGGTCGGCCAGTAA